The following proteins come from a genomic window of Pyxidicoccus sp. MSG2:
- a CDS encoding protein kinase domain-containing protein yields the protein MARPVEPEPLAGPVRFGPYTLVRRIGAGGMGEVFLAREESQRHACVVKKVLPQLMADPRFVGRFRDEARVMVRLAHPNIARVYAMGEVDGQLYLSMEYVQGKTLSRLAYRLRQLGRTIPLGILLHLGQRLCEGLAYAHDAKDEEGHPLHLVHRDLSPANVCLSYAGEVKIIDFGAAQSTLKEQQTAPRVVIGNLTYMSPEQARKRFVDRRADVYAAGALLWELVAWRPLAQRGDPVERWRRAAYPTWEPAGRIRQGVPASLDALLMRALASEPEHRFPDAVALGEELARIKVKLTPNVGDADVARLMESAFPREKVAEENALRDLLREDASRKRTEREVSVAVLTPPNALAFEHSGIDTPEDFVPRERADAEAQGARGGGTAGRTAMYGVGTPGADAAVTEALEASKVPAPGGRVPDAAATEALEVSKVLVAIEQAEASRASGARPSPVPTGREATVTPVMAPRAITSVKSVPPRAPRETQVGFGVDISQSLDSASVEARRQELVRAITGEGEAATPTPSRGRRALLAAGIFAGACAVGLGVAWALGHP from the coding sequence TTGGCAAGACCGGTTGAGCCGGAGCCCCTGGCGGGCCCCGTTCGCTTCGGTCCCTATACCCTCGTGCGCCGCATTGGCGCCGGGGGCATGGGTGAGGTGTTCCTCGCGCGTGAGGAGTCGCAGCGTCACGCGTGCGTGGTGAAGAAGGTCCTCCCGCAGCTCATGGCGGACCCGCGCTTCGTCGGCCGCTTCCGCGACGAGGCCCGGGTGATGGTGCGGCTCGCGCACCCGAACATCGCCCGCGTGTACGCCATGGGCGAGGTGGACGGGCAGCTCTACCTGTCCATGGAGTACGTGCAGGGCAAGACGCTGAGCCGGCTCGCGTACCGGCTGCGGCAGCTCGGAAGAACCATTCCGCTCGGCATCCTGCTGCACCTGGGCCAGCGGCTGTGTGAGGGGCTCGCGTACGCGCACGACGCGAAGGACGAGGAGGGCCACCCGCTGCACCTGGTGCACCGGGATTTGTCCCCCGCCAACGTGTGCCTCAGCTACGCGGGCGAGGTGAAGATCATCGACTTCGGCGCGGCCCAGTCCACGCTGAAGGAGCAGCAGACGGCGCCGCGGGTGGTGATTGGCAACCTGACGTACATGTCGCCGGAGCAGGCGCGCAAGCGCTTCGTGGACCGGCGCGCGGACGTGTACGCGGCGGGCGCGCTCTTGTGGGAGCTCGTCGCCTGGAGGCCGCTGGCGCAGCGTGGCGACCCGGTGGAGCGCTGGCGGCGCGCGGCGTACCCGACGTGGGAGCCCGCGGGGCGCATCCGGCAGGGCGTGCCGGCGAGCCTGGATGCGCTGCTGATGCGGGCGCTCGCGTCCGAGCCGGAGCACCGCTTCCCGGACGCGGTGGCGCTGGGCGAGGAGCTGGCGCGCATCAAGGTGAAGCTGACTCCGAACGTGGGGGACGCGGACGTCGCGCGCCTCATGGAGAGCGCCTTCCCGCGCGAGAAGGTGGCGGAGGAGAACGCGCTTCGAGATTTGCTGCGCGAGGACGCCTCCCGCAAGCGCACCGAGCGCGAGGTGAGCGTCGCCGTGCTCACCCCGCCCAACGCGCTCGCCTTCGAGCACAGCGGCATCGACACGCCCGAGGACTTCGTTCCGCGGGAGCGCGCGGACGCCGAGGCCCAGGGTGCGCGGGGGGGAGGTACGGCCGGCAGGACCGCGATGTACGGGGTAGGGACGCCCGGCGCGGACGCCGCCGTCACCGAAGCACTGGAGGCCTCGAAGGTGCCCGCGCCCGGCGGGCGCGTGCCGGACGCCGCCGCCACCGAGGCCCTGGAGGTGTCGAAGGTCCTCGTGGCCATCGAACAGGCCGAGGCCTCGCGGGCCAGCGGGGCCCGGCCTTCTCCCGTGCCCACTGGCAGGGAGGCCACCGTGACGCCGGTGATGGCACCACGGGCCATCACCTCCGTGAAGTCCGTGCCACCCCGCGCGCCGCGCGAGACGCAGGTGGGCTTCGGCGTGGACATCTCCCAGTCGCTGGACTCGGCGTCGGTGGAGGCGCGGCGGCAGGAACTGGTCCGCGCCATCACCGGTGAGGGCGAGGCGGCGACGCCCACCCCGTCACGGGGCCGTCGTGCCCTGCTCGCCGCGGGCATCTTCGCCGGGGCGTGCGCGGTGGGGCTCGGCGTGGCCTGGGCGCTGGGGCACCCGTAG
- the hemL gene encoding glutamate-1-semialdehyde 2,1-aminomutase, translating into MNHAHSQALFSRAQARIPGGVNSPVRAFRGVGGDPVFFREGAGAWLTDVDGNRYVDLVGSWGPLILGHAYPPIIDAIIDAAKRGTTFGAPTAAEVEFAELICATLPAVEMVRLVSSGTEATVAAIRVARGFTGRDFILKFEGCFHGAGDPFLVKAGSGVETLGLPDSPGVPQALAKLTLTAPFNDLGAVERLFAEKGKDIACAIIEPVVGNMGVLVPKPGYLEGLQALCQKHGVLFVMDEVMTGFRLARGGAQELYGLKPDLTTMAKVIGGGMPLGAYGGRADIMSKVAPAGPVYQSGTLSGNPVAVAAGMACLKALAAPGTYKRLEEVSRMLAEGLAAEAKAAEVPVTINRVGSMLTVFFTSEAVYDYPTAKKADTARFGRFFHAMLNEGVYLPPSQFEAAFVSLAIGEPEVAHVLAAARKAFRSLGKTG; encoded by the coding sequence ATGAACCACGCTCACAGTCAGGCCCTCTTCTCCCGTGCGCAGGCGCGCATCCCGGGTGGGGTGAACTCTCCGGTGCGCGCCTTCCGAGGCGTGGGAGGTGACCCCGTCTTCTTCCGTGAGGGCGCTGGCGCGTGGCTCACGGACGTGGACGGCAACCGCTACGTCGACCTCGTCGGCAGCTGGGGTCCGCTCATCCTCGGCCACGCGTACCCGCCCATCATCGACGCCATCATCGACGCGGCGAAGCGCGGCACCACCTTCGGCGCGCCCACCGCGGCCGAGGTGGAGTTCGCCGAGCTCATCTGCGCCACCCTGCCGGCGGTGGAGATGGTGCGCCTGGTCTCCAGCGGCACCGAGGCCACCGTGGCCGCCATCCGCGTCGCGCGCGGCTTCACCGGCCGCGACTTCATCCTCAAGTTCGAGGGCTGCTTCCACGGCGCGGGCGACCCCTTCCTCGTGAAGGCGGGCAGCGGCGTGGAGACGCTGGGCCTGCCGGACTCGCCGGGCGTGCCGCAGGCGCTCGCGAAGCTGACCCTCACCGCGCCCTTCAACGACCTGGGCGCCGTGGAGCGCCTCTTCGCGGAGAAGGGCAAGGACATCGCCTGCGCCATCATCGAGCCGGTGGTGGGCAACATGGGCGTGCTGGTGCCGAAGCCGGGCTACCTCGAGGGCTTGCAGGCGCTCTGCCAGAAGCACGGCGTGCTGTTCGTCATGGACGAGGTGATGACGGGCTTCCGGCTGGCGCGCGGCGGCGCGCAGGAGCTGTACGGGCTGAAGCCGGACCTGACCACCATGGCCAAGGTGATTGGCGGTGGCATGCCGCTGGGCGCGTACGGCGGCCGGGCGGACATCATGTCGAAGGTGGCGCCGGCGGGGCCGGTGTACCAGTCCGGCACGCTGTCGGGGAACCCGGTGGCGGTGGCCGCGGGCATGGCGTGCCTCAAGGCGCTCGCGGCGCCCGGCACCTACAAGCGACTGGAGGAGGTGAGCCGCATGCTGGCGGAAGGGCTCGCCGCCGAGGCGAAGGCCGCGGAGGTGCCCGTTACCATCAACCGCGTGGGCAGCATGCTCACCGTGTTCTTCACGAGCGAGGCCGTCTACGACTACCCCACCGCCAAGAAGGCGGACACGGCGCGCTTCGGGCGCTTCTTCCACGCCATGCTGAACGAGGGCGTCTACCTGCCGCCGAGCCAGTTCGAGGCGGCGTTCGTTTCGCTGGCCATTGGCGAGCCGGAAGTGGCGCACGTGCTCGCGGCGGCGAGAAAGGCCTTCCGTTCGCTTGGCAAGACCGGTTGA